Part of the Triticum urartu cultivar G1812 chromosome 2, Tu2.1, whole genome shotgun sequence genome, GCTTTTGATGAGACATGTGCATTCCAAAATAATTAAACGTTCAAGTGGGAGTATTAAAAATAGACACCAATGCATATTAAGAAAAGTCCAAGGGGGCATTTAGAGATAGTAATCAATGTCATTAGTAATATGGAATGGTACTTTTGCAACATATGAAAAGGTTAATGTGAGATTATTGGTGAACTTTCCAGGGTGGGTTAGGCTATATAAAGCTATGATATGGAGAACTTCTATACATAGGTTGATTTACGCACAAGAGAAGACATTTTTTAAGAGAATATAATATAAGAGTTTATAAGTTTCTCTTTATACGTACTTGTGTCCTTGTTCGTGCAATGTGTTCATTTGTCTGTTGAACATTCGAGTCAAAGAGGAAGACCAACAAGCGATTTTGAAACATAAATCACCATCTTGTTCTCGACCCATGACCAGCTAGGAAGCACCTCTTTTCACCATTAAAAGGCAGCAAAAATATCACAAAATCCATGCAAAGACAACATACCATTTAAATTCAAGTTTTTTTGAAGGTCAACAAGCTTTCAAGATGGTTATCAGAAATTTCGACCGAAAATAAAACATTGCTCGTCATTATTTAAGTAAAGGTGTTAATGACACAACACAGTAATTTTGTTACCAAGACTTGTCATAATAACGGATGTCTTGTCCCCACCGGCCACCAGTTTGCGACCGCCTCTTTTCACCTTGACAAGACTAACAAAATATCGCGAAATCCAGTCAAAGACAATGGCAGCACTGTGTGGGATGGAAAAGCACTGTGCGGGAACATTGCAAGCCTCTCTCTCCTAGTTAGTAGACCTACCTTTAATCAACACAACTTTGAAACCAGTTTGAACATTAAATTGAGCACACGTACTAACACTTCACATCAATCAAATCACTTAAAACCATGTACACTGACTCACTCCTTCCGTGGTCAACTTGTCCACTGCACCACTCAACCCAAATTTAACTCATGTACCCACTGCACAACACCAGCAAATTTCAATAGTGGCATTTAGTGTCAGTTGCATTGCACAAGCCTAACTCAAATGCAAACTACACATATCAATTAGTAAAGTAACTAACCCTAGAATAATTAACCATTTGAAGGCGCCCAGCTAGATGAATACACCAGTTAGATAGACTCAAACTCTATTTCAGAACCCTAAAATTAAGTCAAACGTGACATGTTTCAGTTAATTCAGAGTTCTAAAATTCAGTCAAACAGAACATGAACCTTCAATTAATTTAGAGTCCTAAATTCAGTACTTCAGTTCATTCAGTCACAAACAGCAACACCAAGATTCAGTTAACCTAGGCGAGCGACAAAATTTGCTAGAATTCCAGCAAACCCTAGTTTCCAAATCTGGAACCCTAGAATTCCAGCAATGAAATTTGCTAATATAAAGAGGTAGGCAACTCACCTAGGGGCTCGACCACCCCCGTGAGGGCGTAGGCAACATCTGCCGTTGTCGGCGGTGGCGATGATGAAATACTCTGAAATGAATATGTTGTGGCTGCAACAATATTCCTCCTCGCCGCGGGAGCCCCTGCCACACCGGCCAACCACGCTTCACATTATGTCCACCATGCCTTGTCCCCGCCACTCCCTTGCTGATGGATCCGaagccaccaccgccgccatgtgcgcgagagagagagagagagagagagagagagagagagagaggagagggaggggaGTGACGGAGGGAGCGCTCGGTTTGGGCCGACCCAGTCGCTTCGGACATAGCCGTTAATGGCACACCATCACCGATGTCGGACCGTGAGGGATCAGCCACGTCAAAACGTGCTCAAAAAATGGCTCAATGGTTTTTGCCGCtatcaattttttttaaaaactaTACTAGTAGGTGGAGAAGCTCCTACTGATTTTTAATAAAGAAGGAGATGTGAGACCCGTGTAAGAACCGATGTCCGAACCAACACAACACTCTAACCACTGAACTAAGAGCTCATCCACCACTATCAGAATTTCGGTTCGGTGTGAAATGTGTGAAACCGTGAAGTGGTGGTTTTCCGCTAATCATAACACGAATGTGATGGTTCTGTGCATTTAACTTGATGCCCTCACATTTGCATGGGCCACCTTGCTAGTTTACCCATTGCTTGAAAATAATACTGCATTCTTTCGTCGCCTAGTATCGATCAATCTGAACCATCGAATCTGCTGGTTGGACGGGCTATATTTGCACACGTCCCTAGCGTAAAAGGCCGTGACTTTGTCTGAAAGTGACTCCACGCACTAATGCGGAGTCGTTGCAGTTGATGTCAACGGAGAGCCTGTAGCGACACGTCCCGTCGGCATCTCTGAAAGAAGGTTCCTTGCTAGTACTAGCTAGCCAGCGCACCGGCAAAATATTTCCAGCAGAAAAGAGACCTCGACGGTGACTCCCCGTGCTAGTGCGTGGTGGAGTCACTTCAGGTAAAGCCATGGCCGTCGCACGCACTCAGGAACCGACAGCATGCACAACTCATACCCATGTCGTTAGGTCGTGACAACTGACATCTGTGGCTGGCGCGCGTGAAAAACAGGCTCCGGCCGTTGTTAAATGCGCGCTCCACCGGACACACGGCCGCTCACACAAGTCCGGTGAGCTGCTTTAATTCTTCAGCTAGTCCGGCGAGCTCTTACAAACTGCAAGTCTCCCAGCAGCGGCGGCAAGGCATCCACATGGCGTCGTGGTCCACCGGCCTCTGCGGCTGCTTCCACGACGTTGGCGGCTGTAAGCTAATAGCTTcatccctccctccccccctccTGTTAAAGTAGAGCAACACGAAAAGTGGCTGCAGAGGCCGAGCTCCATTGAGCTCTATATACATTTCTCAGCCAAAATACCTTTTTCATAactcaaaaaaatctgaaaaaaatgtTTTCATGTAAACATATACTTAAGTATGCGTGTACAAATTTTTATAAACATATGTATTCATATGTGATGTATATAAAAAAGACAAATACACAGATTGAAATAGGCTTTTTCTTTTGTATTTGTGTCagatatttgtcttttttgtgtaGCATGCAAATGATAAAATTAGTTACTGAAAATTTATACATAGTTAAAGAATATGCATATGTATTTGTAAAAAAAATTGGCATTTTTTGAAACTTTTAAAtatattttgatttttttttttaCAAAACGAGCTCCATGGAGCCCGGTCTTTGCAACGCCGCACTCTAGAGCAACACCGCTATAGTGCTTGTGATGAGCAGCACAGAGTGATTTTTCTACCACACACGTTGGTTAGTTGCCCGGCGGTAAATTTGGTTATCTCCGGGTAACCGGATTTCTCGCTGCTACCCCACGGTAAAAGGAGGTACCGAGCACCTTTTTTATGTTGCAAATTTTGAATTTGGACGCCGAACTTGTATAGTAGTTAAAATACCGTAGCATCAGCCTCTCATAATGTCAGATAACTACTAGTCTTGGCGTAGTGGTAAGAACGTAGCTTCCTGCAGGCTGCCTGACCTTCTTCTGCCCGTGCGTCGCCTTCGGGAGGATCGCCGAGATCGTCGACAAGGGGGCCATATGTGAGTTTTTTCATTTCTGTCTCTGCACTTGATAGTAGCCGAAGGAGGAGTAACTCACTACCTACTCACTTGCCAGCATGCTGTGCGAGCGGGACGCTGTACATGCTTCTGGCCATGACGACGGGGGTGGGCACCGGCTTCTACTCCTGCTGCTACCGTGCCAAGCTGCGGGAGGAACACGGGCTCGCCGAGAAGCCCTGCGGCGACTGCTGCGTCCACTTCTTCTGCGGCCTCTGCGCCCTCTCCCAGGAGTACCGCGAGCTCAAGAACCGTGGTTTCGACATGAGCGCGGGATGGGAAGCCAACGCGGAGAGGATGGGGAAGACCGCCGCGCCCTATGTGAACTCCGGGATGACTCGTTAGGTGGATCCAAATGCAGTGCACACTTCTATTCTAGTAGTCAACATGCAGCTTCTATTCTAGTCTTGTTTCTTGTGATCCATGTAATTAATATGTGTTAGTGAACCCTCAAAATAAAAAGTGTGCAAGTGTGTTTTCCTGTAACTCCGGTGAAATCATGTTACTGTGTGCAAGTGCGGGATGGGAAGCTAGCTTAAGTCTTGAATGCAGTTAATGGGTGTTGTGACCGCATATTTGTATGGACGACTTGACTTGGACATTTACATGAAAGCCTCCGAAGGATTGAAAATTGCGGATCTTGTATGATGCGTAAGACCGGCTAACTGAATAAAGACCCATTCTAACCTTTAAAGGCGAACGGGGAGGTTTTGGGACCCAAAGTTCCGTGTTTGAGCGCCATAGGTGCAAAAATGTATGTTGCGAATTGCAACAGGCCCAACAGTATGTTCACGGTAAATCTGCTAGCCAAGTATAGTATGGACCTGACAAGGGGTTTGTGAATTAGTTTGGGAAGCGTAGAACCCTTTGTCTTGGGCCGCATGTATATATTGAGGCAATGCCTTGGTGCATACGTTTACAGAGAGAAAACCGATTGAGGGAGAGGGAGATCGGTTGGGAGGAGATCGACCTATAAGGAGAAGATGAGATAGAGTTGGATACAAGTTAAACACCTCTTCTATCCCTATACAATAATTCTAACACTCCCCCTCAATCTAAACCTCAAGCCTTGCTAAGGTTGAGATTGTACTTGAACTCGTCTAGTCTTCTCTCGGTCAAGGGTTTAGTAAACCCATCCGCAAGTTGATCCCCTGTAGGAATAAACCGGATCTCAAGTAGCTTTCGAGCTACTCTCTCTCTGACAAAGTGGAAATCCACTTCAATATGTTTTGTTCGTGCATGAAAAACAGGATTTGCTGAAAGATAAGTTGCACCCATATTGTCACACCACAGCCGTGCAGCTTTTGGAGCTTTAATCCCAAGTTCATAAAGTAATGTTTGTATCCACATCACTTCAGCTGTAGCATTTGCCAACGACTTGTATTCAGCCTCGTACTGGATCTTGAAACGAGTGGCTTGCTTTCTTGCACGTCCATGACACAAGATTTAGATCCCAGAAACACAGCAAAACCACCAGTAGATCTCCTATCATCAGCACACATGCCCAGTCTGCATCAGAATATGCAAGTAACAAGCAAGGAAGAACTTGACAATCTGAAGTCCAAGCCCTTGAGAATACTGGAGATACCTTAGAATTCTTTTAACTGTTGTCCAATGAGTAGTTCTAGGAGCATGCAAATATTGACATACCTTGTTCACTGAATAGAGATATCAGGACGTGTAAGTGTCAAATACTGCAAAGCACCTACAATGATAATTTGTTGCATCCTCTGGGCCAAGAGCTTCTCCACTATCAACTGTAAGCTTTTCTGAGGTGGAAATTGGTGTGCTGACCGGTTTGCAATTCTCCAATCCCATCCTCTTTAGAACATCAGCTGTGTATTTCTCTTGTGATAGAAGTATTCCATCTCTAATCTGCTTTACCTCTATGCCAAGAAAGTAGTGAAGATCACCTAGATCTTTGAGAGCAAATTCAAGATTTAAATCCTTAAGCAAACAAGTAGTGGCCTCTTGACTTGAGCTAGCAAcaattatatcatcaacataaacaagAACAAAAACAGTGACATTGCCTTTGCTATAAAATAATAAGGATGTATCTGCTTTGGACGATGTGAAACCAAGATGCTGTAGCTGCATGCTCAACCTAGAATACCATGCTCTTGGAGCCTGCTTCAGACCATATAGGGCTTTATCCAACTTACATACATAATGTGGTGTGCTGTGATTTTCATAACCTGGTGGTTGCCGCATGAACACATCTTCCTCAAGAATACCATGAAGAAACGCGTTCTGAACATCCAGCTGTCTTAAGCTCCAACCTCCGGAAACAGCAATGGACAAAACAAGACGAATAGTAGTTGCTTTAACCACAGGACTAAAGGTATCATCATAATCAATTCCAAACCTTTGCTTGAAGCCCTTTGCAACCAACCTTGCCTTGTATCTGTCTATACTGCCATCTGATTTTCTCTTAATCTTGTATACCCATTTACAGTCAATTATATTAGCACCATGTTGCGGTGGTACTAGATGCCAAGTCTGATTCTTTATAAGTGCATTATATTCATTATCCATGGCTTCCTTCCAATCTTTATTAGCAAGAGCATCATGCAAATTAATAGGTTCACCAGAAGTGGCAAGGAAGGCACGCTTGGTCGGATTATACCTTATTGTACCATCACTATATTGTTTTTCTTTAACAATACCTGACCGAGACCTGGTGTTTCGACGAAGAGGTGAAGGAGCCAGAGAAACAGTTTCTGTTGGTTGTGGCACAGGAGATCCTGCTGATTCGGTGTTGTGCATAGAAGATCCAGGAAGATCCGGCTCCTAATCCGAGGAGGATTGACGCTGCTGGCGCTGCTCCTCGTCTGACGCGCAGCCAGAGCTGACCGGCGAATCAGAACCGCCTAGGCGGTTCTGTGTTGTCGCAGCAGAACTGGCAGGACCGGTCGGTGGGGCCCAAGGTGACGTGGCGGCGAGGGGCtcgctcccccccccccccgtgcctcGCTCGATGGACGTCTCGGGGCACGCTGGCGGAGATTGGCGCGACGCGCCTGGACTGGCGCAACCCACCTGGTCGGCTACGCCGCTATCGGCCACTAGGGAGCGCAGGAGCGAATCTGCACCGGATCGCGCGCCTGCAGTCAGACGCGAATCCGGCTCGGATCGCGCGCTGGCAGAAGGATCAGCATCGGAGTCCGGTCCTGGTTTGTCCTGTGTGCACATAAAATGACAGATAGAATCTGCGCAAGAGGTATTAGAAACGCAATTTTCTTTGGATTTTTGCACATGGTCATGATCAGTTAATTCACCCCCATGATCAGGACATGTAGGAGAGTCGGAGAGAAGTGCGATTTCTGCACGAAGCAAAGCACCCGCATTGGGATGAAGCTTGGAGAAAGGAAATAGTGTCTCATCAAAAATAACATCCTGAGAGATATAGATGCGTCCGGTGGATGGTTCAAGACATTTGTAACCTTTATGAAGATTACTGTACCCAAGAAAAACACATTGTGTGGAACGAAACTCAAGTTTGTGATGATTGTATGGACGTAAATTGGGGTAACAAGCACACCCAAATTTTTTGAGATAATTGTAATCTGGCTTTTGGTTATACAATCGTTCTAAAGGAGTAGAATTGCCAATAACCTTACTGGGAAGACGATTGATGAGATATGTAGCTGTGATGAAGGCCTCATCCCAATACTTGAGGGGCATGGACGCATGAGCTAAAAGAGAGGGACCAACCTCAACAATATGGCGGTGTTTGCGTTCAGCAGAGCCATTCTGCTGATGAGCATGAGGACAAGATACATAATGGGTGATCCCAATACTACGGAAAAAGGAGTTGAGTTTTTCATACTCCCCTCCCCGGTCACTTTGGACTGCGATGATTTTCTTATCAAAGTGTCTCTCAACAAGTTTCTGAAATTCTTGAAAGATGGAAAAAACTTCAGATTTATACTTGAGAAAATAAATCCATGTAAACTTGTTGTAATCATCAATGAAGCTAACATAGTATTTTTTTCGACCAAAAGAATCTCGGGCATGACCCCATACATCACTGAAGATCAATTGTAGGGGAGCATGAGAAACACTACTAGACTTAGGATAGGGAAGCTGATGGCTCTTGGCACATTGACATGCTTCGCAAACAGACTCATTATTTGAGCTAAGTGACAAAGGAAGATTGTCTTTATTGACGACTTGCCTAACTATGATTGATGAGGGATGACGTAATCTTTGATGCCACCTTGCCAAAGAGGGCTTGATGACGGAGTAGACTCGACGATGCTTGTTGCTAAGTGCTCCGGATGAGATGGGGTAGAGGCCGCCAACGCATCTACCGTGATAGAGGAGTGCCCTCGTTGCCCGATCCTTGATAAAAAAATAGCGAGGATGAGTCTCAAAGAAAACATTGTTATCAGTGGCTAAGCGAGACATAGAGGCAAGGTTTTTATCAGCTTGAGGAACATGAAGGACATCCTTAAGAACTAGATCACGTTGAAGGTTAGGGGAATTAAGAGAAACTTGACCAATATGACAAATATCCATACCATTACCGCTAGCGGTGTGGATCTGATCGGTGCCATGGTATGTCTCGCGCAGAGCAAGTTGCTCTAACTCATTTGTGACGTGGTCTGTAGCGCTGGAGTCAACATACCAAACGCCATCCCCGCCTTGCTCGCGCATAGCAGCTGCAACCAAGCGAGCATCCGGGACGAAGTTTTCATCATACCGATGCCAACAGTCGATGACCTTATGACCAGCCTTCTTGCAGAGCTGACAGCGAGGAcggctgcgggaggaggaggaggggcggcggccagtgTTGGAGTTGAAGCTGCCACCCCCATGGTTGTTGCCGTAGCCGCCGCCCTCGGTGTTGTGGCCGTAGGCGCCACCAGAGCGGGTGCCATCGCCCGAAGAGGAGCCACGGCCGCGACCACCGGCACGGTTGCCGCCCTGGTGACCATGGCCACGGCCGCGACCCCGTGCAGCGGAGTATGTAGATGATTGCCGGAGATCGccgccgtggaggagggtgaggcGGCATCAAAACTGAGGAGCTGACTGTGCAGCTCCGGGACCGTGATTGGTTCCACGCGTGCAGCAAGAGCAGAGACTACAGGGTTATATTCCATGTCAAGGCCAGCAAGGATCTTGGAGACGATCTCCGGGTCGGAGAGCACCGAGGCCGTGCACGCGACTTCATCTGTGAGCGTCTTGATCTTGCCGAGGTACTCTGCCATAGACATATTACCTTTTTTAAGGTTGGTGAGCTCGATGCGGGTGTTGATCGCTTGGGCTTGCCTCTGGGCAGCAAACATGTCGTTGATGGCGCGCCATACCGCGGCCGGCGTCTGGAGCGTGGCCACCTGAGAGAGAATCTCGCGGGAAAAAGAACCCATCAAGAACCCTAGGAGTTGTTGCTGTTGGGCATACCAGAGAGTGCAGGCAAAGTTGACGACTTGCTCGTCCTTGCCATCCTTGGTGATGGTGAGGGTGGCCGGCGGCGGTGGGCTTGTTGTGTCGAGGTGATGCTCCATCTGAGCACCCTTGATCTGGGGAAGCACGATGGCTTTCCAAAGGAGGAAGTTCCCCCTGGTCAGCTTCTCCTGGGGCGGCGATCCGAGGGAGGAGGTTGTGGCTGTGGATGAGGAAGCAAAGGTGGAggcggaggaggtggtggtgatcGCGCCCATGGTGCTGGGCGACATGGAGGCGGAAGTGGTACACATGGCTTGGTCGCGAAGGTAGCTAGATGCGATCTCTTTCGATCTGATGAGGAAGAGGCTCTGTTACCATGTGAATTAGTTTGGGAAGCGTAGAACCCTTTGTCTCGGGCCGCATGTATATATTGAGGCAATGCCTTGGTGCATACGTTTACAGAGAGAAAACCGATCGAGGGAGAGGGAGATCGGTTGGGAGGAGATCGACCTATAAGGAGAAGATGAGATAGAGTTGGATACAAGTTAAACACCTCCTCTATCCCTATACAATAATTCTAACAGGGTTTTCCCAAGTGGTTTTTTTGACGAGGCAACAAGTGCAACTAGATGTATGCATGCAATGCACTCTTTTCCCCATCCCTTTTCTTACATTGGGTTTCCGTAGGGCGTTTTCAACGAGGCATGTGGGTTTGAAAGTACACGCCAGGAGGAGGAGGTTTAAAAAAATTAACCATTGGATGTTACTCAACTAATTTCTGTGGGTGAGAGAAACATTAATTAGTGTCATTATTAGTAGTATGTCATGAAACCTTTGCAACATATCAAAAGGTTAAATATAGGCTTGTTACTAAAATGCCCATGGTAGGCTAGGCAATAAAAAGGCATGAGATGGAGAGCTTTTATACATAAGTTGATTTGAGTTCACAAGAGAAGACAATGAAAAGAGCTTACACGTTTCCCTACATACATATTGGGCTCCTTGTTGGTGCAATGTGTCCATTTTCCTATTGAACGTTCTATTCAAAGAGGAAATCAGCAATTATAATAGTAATGATCGTCTTGTTCCTCAATCGGCAACCAGCTAGCGAGTGCTTCTGTTCACTGCGAAGAGACTACAATAGTATCACGAAAAGCTACAAAGACAGCAACAACACCATGAGATGGATGAGCACCGGCTTACTCACTAGTCGTTAAGAAATCAGGAACATTACCATATTTTATTTTGATTAAAGCCTAGCTAGCCATAGGCAATAAGCTTTGTTCCCTAAATTGACGACATCTTCACAGTTGAGCATTGATTCTTGGCAGAATTCTAATGAAATTATGAAAGTGGTAAAAGACTGAGAGTGGTTAGGAAACTAGGAGATAAGTACCTTACCGTTAAGGTTCCAACAATATTCGACAAAGAAAAAAATTGTCATGGTAGTAATTTTGCTATCATAAACTAATGTTTTCTATGAGTTAATATAGTAATTTTGCTATCAATAATTATCATGGTATGCCTCCTACCTGAAAACCAAGAAAAACAAATGGCAGGGTGGGAACGACCTCTTGTTCCCCACCGGCCACCAGCTAGCGAGTACCGCTTTTCACCATTAAAAGACTGGCAAAATATCGCGAAATCCACTCAAAGACagcggcagcaccgtgagatggATGAGCACCAGCATACTCGCCGCTCGTTAAAGCAAATAGGAACAGCAGCATATTCTCTTGTGCTTAAAGCGAGCTAGCCGCAGGCAATAAGCTTTGTTCCCTAAGTGGGCTCAATCAATCcctttgacaaatggcaatgcaTGTGCCATCTTCCTAGTTGAGTATTGATTCTTCTTATCTTGTTGGTGACTTGTTGTCAAGGTTCCAAAATGACTCAACAATATATGGAATGGAAGAAGTACAGAAATCATGTGCCTCCAGGTCAAAGTTAAATCCAACGGGATGGCCCGGTGCTAGGCGGTCAAGgtttttttttttcttcttaatTCTGATTCCAGGTTTTTTGGGAATGGTCGGAAGATCCGGTTTCCAAAAAATCTTAGGAATTCTGGATTTTTCTTGTTCAAAAATTTCAAATGAATTTTATATTCAAAATTATGTAGCATTAAAATATATTAATTTTTAACACATAGTGCACACCAACTAATTTCTGGTCTAATGGGCAGTATGCCTCATTACCATCAAGAGGTCACTCATGCCACCGCACCGTGACCAATACGTTTTCTTTAGTAAGCCTGAATAACGAAAAGAAACCTGTTGTTGAAATGGTTCTGggctaagagcatctccagccgttggcctcTCAGGAGGCATAAAAATCGCCGTCTAGGGACGATCCGGCGGTATAATTGGCTATGAGGGCGGTTGGGCAcccagtcgtcgcccccaggCACCGATATCGGCCCATTTTTGGCGTAAATGTGCTCGCTTTTCGGCCCGCTTTTGGCGAAAAATGGCCCGATATATATCAACACGAATCagcccatattcggcgtggttcgGCGTGAATTCTCAACACAAGCACTTTTTTTATcacatagttcatcacagaaaatcaatagaGATCAAATAGTTCAACAAGAAATAGTTTAATACAAATTATATaattcaacaaataaaaactcacATTTCATCACACGTCGAGCTAGGCGtcgcccttgagcctccataggtgctccacCAGATCATACTGCAGTTGTTGATGCGTCTGTGGGTTTCGGATCTCCTGATGCATATTGAGGTAGGCAGTCCtggttgccggtagctggtgatcaacttgagcaagaggaccctgcctgtagtatggttcagtgtcaaacactggctcTTCCTGCTCACTCTCAATGATCAtattgtgcaagatgacacagcaagtcatgaTCTCTCACATTTGATCTTTCAACCAGGTCTGAGCAGGGTATCGGACAAtagcaaatcgagattggagcacaccaaatgcccgctcgacatccttcctgcaagcctcctgaaccTTGGCAAAGTAGGACTTCTTGCCTCCTGACACAACGTTTGAGATAGTCTTCACATACGTAGACCATTTCGGATAGATTCCATCAGCTaggtagtaccccttgttgtagtgccgcccattgacctcgaagttcaccggaggagaatgaccttcaacaagcttggcaaagacagaggatcactgcagcacgttgatgtcattgtgagttcctgacATACCAAAGAAACAGTGCaaaatccagaggtcctgtgtggccattgcctcaagtaccacactgcaaccgcctttgaCGCCTTTGTACATTCCCTGCAAGCAAATGGGCAATTCTttcatttccaatgcatgcagtcgatgcttccaagcatcctaGGAAATCCTCTTGTTGCATTTTGTGCTAGGttccgagcagtgtcttccgcattgggtgtccgcaagtattgcggtccaaacactgccaccatTGCCCtgcagaacttgtagaaacactccaTGGTCGTGGACTCGGcgatgcgcccatagtcgtcgagtgaatcaccgggagctccgcatgcaagcatcctcatagccgtcgtgcacttctggattgAGGTGAATCCAAGTATGCCGGTGCAATCCTTCTTGCACATGAAGTAGCTGTCGAACTTCCGGATTGAATTTACAATCCCGAGAAAAAGCTTTCGGCTCATCCAATAACGGCGCCGAAATACTTTATTGCCATGtagtggagcatcggcgaagtagtcggagtagagcatgcagtagcctttcAGACGATGCCAGTTCTTTGCTTTCAGTcgccccggcgccgagccaccacgccgcggcttttcattgctcgcgagcaggccggcgagggcggcgaggaCCATGAGATGTTCCTCTTCCAGGACGTTGGCATCGGTTTCCTCCTCCAGCAGAGTGGCGAGTGCCTCCTCGTCATCCGAGTCCATTGCCGAGTAGACAAATGGCCGAACACCTTGCGGGCGTGGTGGGCGCACCCCCGCCGGTACACCGCCCTGCGCGGCCGGAACACCGGAAAAATCGCTCGGACGGTGGTGGAGAGGCTGCCGCGGCGAAACCTCCTGTCTTTTCTAGTGAAAAATGGCCTATCTAGCGGTGGTGGGCGGTGGGCGGCGCCGGGATCGGCAAGGTGGCGGTCGAGCACGCGAGAGGTGGAAGGCGAATCTGGACGATTGGCTTGACTTTTCGCCTGATAGTGTGGCCCAGACGTGTTTTTCCCTTGCGCCGGAGCCCCCGAGCGCCCCCCAGCGTGCCGTGTTCGGCCTGGGATCGCCGGGCCCAAAAACAGGCCGAGCCAGCGGATTTCGGCATCTTGGGGATGCGACTGGGGGTTTTTTCGGCGCCAGCGTGTAAAAAATCGCCTGAGAGAGCCTGTTAGGGACgcggttggagatgctctaatggGCAGTACCCATGGTAACCATCAGGATGTCACGAGTTTGGCTCCAAGCCATCGCAAAATGACCAATATTTTTTTAGCAAGCCTGGATAAGGCACAAAAACATATTGTTCAAATGGTTCTAGTCTAGTGGGCAGTACGACTCATAAACCATCAGGGGGTCGCGAATTCAACCCATGCCACCGCGCCGTGGCCAATAATTTGCTCCTGGTCTAATGGGCAGTAAGCCTGGTAAACATCAGGAGGTCACGACTTTGACTCCATGCCACTGCATCGCTATCAATATCTTTTTCTCATGTAGTAGTAGACTTGCTTTTCTTCTGGTGACGATATGATGATCTATCTGAAAATACTGTAGCTAGGAACGACCTCAGTGATGCTGTCAGCACATGTGGCCGGCTGCCTGGCCAGAGATTCCAGACATTTGAGGTTCTCCATCGACAACTACAGCTCCCCACTACCCAAGGAAAATATTCCCT contains:
- the LOC125540598 gene encoding cell number regulator 2-like, translated to MASWSTGLCGCFHDVGGCCLTFFCPCVAFGRIAEIVDKGAISCCASGTLYMLLAMTTGVGTGFYSCCYRAKLREEHGLAEKPCGDCCVHFFCGLCALSQEYRELKNRGFDMSAGWEANAERMGKTAAPYVNSGMTR